From one Dysidea avara chromosome 9, odDysAvar1.4, whole genome shotgun sequence genomic stretch:
- the LOC136266118 gene encoding serine/threonine-protein phosphatase 2A activator-like, which translates to MASEFEAPKKLINKLPDLQKWQKSEAYSDYVNFVMILNSAVKGKKISDPYPASKTVEAFIKILDTLESWVEEIPPIDQPQRFGNKAFRQWHDKLKENSELLLASLLTDQQKPATIELAAYFNGGFGDYTRLDYGTGHEASFVGLLCCLMKMRVFQEEDATALALKVFNRYIEVCRKIQTTYRLEPAGSHGVWGLDDYQFIPFVWGSSQLIGHPDLMPDSFVKQEVVEAWKHDYMFMAAVAFINTVKTGPFAEHSNSLYGISGVAEWTKVNSGLIKMYKAEVLGKFPVIQHFLFGKILSL; encoded by the exons ATGGCGTCAGAGTTTGAAGCGCCGAAGAAATTGATAAACAAACTCCCTGACTTGCAAAAATGGCAGAAGTCTGAG GCATACAGTGACTATGTGAATTTCGTCATGATACTGAACAGTGCAGTAAAGGGGAAGAAAATCAGTGACCCCTACCCTGCATCAAAG ACTGTTGAAGCCTTCATCAAGATCTTAGACACGTTGGAGAGCTGGGTGGAAGAGATCCCTCCGATTGATCAGCCACAGAGATTCGGCAATAAAGCATTCCGGCAGTGGCATGATAAACTGAAAGAG AACTCTGAACTGCTACTAGCATCATTGTTGACTGATCAACAGAAACCTGCCACTATTGAGCTGGCAGCTTATTTTAATG GAGGATTTGGTGACTATACCAGACTGGACTATGGGACTG GACATGAGGCCAGCTTTGTTGGTCTCTTGTGTTGTCTGATGAAAATGAGAGTTTTCCAGGAAGAAGATGCTACAGCATTGGCCCTAAAAGTATTTAACAG GTACATTGAAGTGTGTAGGAAGATACAGACAACATACAGGCTTGAGCCAGCTGGTAGCCATGGGGTATGGGGACTTGATGACTACCAGTTTATTCCATTTGTTTGGGGCAGCTCACAACTAATAG GTCATCCTGATTTGATGCCCGACTCCTTTGTGAAGCAAGAAGTGGTAGAGGCTTGGAAACATGACTATATGTTCATGGCAGCTGTGGCCTTCATTAACACA GTGAAGACTGGTCCATTTGCTGAGCACTCCAACTCACTATATGGGATAAGCGGAGTAGCAGAGTGGACTAAAGTCAACTCCGGGTTGATAAAGATGTACAAAGCTGAG GTACTGGGCAAGTTCCCTGTTATCCAGCACTTCTTGTTTGGAAAAATCTTGTCATTATAA
- the LOC136266113 gene encoding uncharacterized protein: protein MLRGGTIYGNAVRMPNSWSAVVKCTLLLFCCMQAYAQLMLSESSRWSEWNEENSPSVNGRWTVHNLSSLPELNRSSFTGGEVVLLNTSCCVDSSGSGNGDNREFYFSLIGPSFMITSNCTVNISYLLLTSEPFEGFVRLTDGTDQLLNNLTNMSNSVQVSLSANASNTSAQLVFNVMILDNSNVMLLIDDVSECVNVDPSLSTTMSPSTMSNMPFMSTASSTVNMSSTITSETSTVTSTSQSITPVTNTTSVTVTPVSTSSTFSTIPAITSLTTTTVATATSVIDSIPFMSSTTNIPTTSTPIMFSMTTTTLVLATSSPAMTSTPVIISTGNVGSNDDAFFSTTVIIAIAAGGGVLLLILLLLLCCCVCYRVRVSRQNHQKYYISNASNFDHHHKTGHSSHSSVFAQDRYRNKSRSAESVTSSPYMYELSHVHVETGPANYRHTNGDEDTIDSDNEDIRHDLKGTPISSRKGSYSASEHKTVNSHSRSNGRPYLTHAYSDTYSDDNQYSDDNLSKTSEISDATVYPNRNLLSEMCGGELPPILSLGDHEDDDDIVINNPYYVEPKSDEVSPKRSRKRSIDLEALTTLESSGEYDHHPKQPVYKQRFGAPPSASKNHKLLRKTKSELNLEDATKIVRNSRHHHSHKHQSKSRIDLREATKLGQSDLAKVSYHHGSLAREPHYSSSPKILDSRESSSRESSSKLERLTSLT, encoded by the exons ATGTTACGCGGCGGCACGATTTACGGGAATGCAGTGAGAATGCCCAACTCATGGTCTGCTGTGGTAAAGTGTACATTGCTCCTGTTTTGCTGTATGCAAG CTTATGCCCAGCTCATGCTGTCAGAGTCTAGTAGATGGAGTGAGTGGAATGAAGAGAACAGCCCTTCTGTTAATGGCAGATGGACGGTTCATAACCTGTCATCGCTGCCAGAGCTGAACCGCTCATCTTTCACTG GTGGAGAAGTGGTTTTATTAAACACAAGCTGTTGTGTTGACAGCAGTGGCAGTGGTAACGGTGATAATCGGGAATTCTATTTTTCCTTGATTGGTCCATCATTTATGATCACCAGTAATTGTACTGTTAACATATCATACCTCCTGCTGACATCAGAACCATTTGAAGGGTTTGTGAGGTTAACTGATGGCACTGATCAGCTACTTAATAACTTAACCAACATGAGTAACAGTGTACAAGTGTCACTATCGGCTAATGCCAGTAACACTAGTGCCCAGTTAGTGTTCAACGTGATGATATTGGATAATAGCAATGTGATGTTATTAATCGATGATGTTAGTGAGTGTGTTAATGTGGATCCCTCACTGAGTACCACCATGTCACCATCTACCATGTCTAATATGCCTTTCATGTCCACTGCTAGTTCAACAGTTAATATGTCATCCACTATCACTTCAGAAACATCTACAGTAACCAGCACATCACAATCAATAACTCCTGTTACCAATACCACTAGTGTTACTGTTACACCTGTGTCTACTAGTTCTACATTTAGTACAATACCAGCCATCACCAGTTTGACTACAACAACTGTTGCTACTGCTACATCTGTGATTGATTCCATCCCATTTATGTCATCAACGACAAACATACCTACTACTTCTACACCAATTATGTTCTCTATGACCACTACTACCCTTGTACTCGCAACGTCCTCCCCAG CGATGACGTCTACTCCTGTTATCATCTCTACTG GTAATGTTGGCAGTAACGATGACGCATTTTTCTCTACAACAGTCATAATAGCAATAGCGGCAGGAGGTGGTGTCTTGTTGCTGATTTTGTTGTTGCTTCTGTGTTGTTGTGTGTGCTACCGAGTGAGGGTGAGCAGACAAAACCATCAGAAATACTACATCTCAAATGCCAG TAACTTTGACCACCATCACAAGACTGGCCATTCCAGCCACTCTTCAGTGTTTGCTCAAGACCGATACCGAAACAAGTCAAGAAGTGCTGAGTCAGTGACTAGTAGCCCTTATATGTACGAGTTATCACATGTACATGTTGAGACCGGCCCTGCCAATTACAGACACACAAATGGTGACGAAGACACAATTGACTCTGACAATGAAGATATTCGACATGACTTGAAAGGGACGCCAATTAGCAGCCGTAAAGGGAGCTACTCAGCCAGTGAACATAAGACAGTCAATTCTCATTCTCGTAGTAATGGCCGACCTTACCTTACCCATGCGTACAGTGACACATACAGTGATGACAATCAGTATAGTGACGATAACCTCAGCAAGACGTCAGAGATTAGTGACGCCACTGTGTATCCAAACAGGAACTTGCTAAGTGAAATGTGTGGCGGTGAGTTACCTCCAATATTGAGCTTAGGAGAccatgaagatgatgatgatattgTAATAAACAACCCTTACTATGTTGAACCTAAAAGTGATGAGGTGTCCCCCAAGCGTTCAAGGAAACGTAGCATAGACCTGGAAGCTCTCACGACCCTGGAATCTAGTGGGGAGTATGACCATCATCCAAAACAGCCTGTCTATAAACAACGTTTTGGTGCTCCACCCTCTGCTTCCAAGAACCATAAACTGCTTCGTAAAACCAAGTCTGAACTAAACCTTGAAGATGCAACCAAGATAGTAAGGAACAGTCGACATCATCATTCGCACAAACACCAGAGCAAGTCTCGGATAGACCTGCGAGAGGCTACAAAGTTGGGTCAATCAGACTTGGCTAAAGTAAGTTACCACCACGGATCACTGGCCAGAGAGCCCCACTACAGCTCCAGCCCAAAAATCTTGGATTCTAGAGAAAGTTCTAGTAGAGAAAGTAGTTCTAAACTAGAAAGACTAACTTCTCTGACATGA